The nucleotide sequence CGAGGAATTTGGTTCGAAATACTATATGAAAGCCCTCGTATGTCAATCGTGTACTTTCTTCGCCGGAGgcaaaaaattaggacctcctGCAACTGTGCATAAAGCTACAGACCTCAGAAGGCaatcatagatgggtagaaatccagggaaccggtagagatgtaggaagggagttgcctcaggacagaagccgccgatatttcgaacagagactgttcttcttctgggcgcccagaagaagaacagtctctgttcggaatatcggcggtttctgtcctgaggcaactcccttccctcAGAAGGCAGTCAGTCTTTCGTATCCAATATGAACACTTTTTGGGGAAGCCCTGGTTTTGACGTAATTAAATCACTAAGACATTCCGACGTACTCTGTTATGAAGCCAGTACATCGAAAATAGGTCTCTCAAGGAAAAAAAACTGTGGACATCTTCTGGACCACCCCACCCACCAACCCACTTGTGGACGATCGAGGAGCCGTCCGCCGTCGTGCATATAATACCCTTGTTACACGATCATTCTTAACCGTGGTTCTACCGCCGTTACCCTACCTAAACGCGGTTATCCGAAACCACCGTTCGCTGCTGGAACACGGCGTGTATCATCACAGTTTGGTGTGGTCACGTGGTTTCAATCCCGCGGATTAATATTTACAAAATTGAGCACTtagaaataaaattaaaaattacagctATACATAATATGATTGAATAATATATTCCTAACATACTTTTACTGTATCGACCTTCTTTTAAAACTACATGGCCAAATATCGCCACCATTTTCTCGGTTTAGCAGCCCAAACCGAGGTTGCCTAGCTCCGTTTGCTCTAATCGCCGTTAGCGGCGTAACTGCAGTTAGGTCGGCCGTGTAACTGTGGCGGACGCCGGTTATCAGTAACCGCGGTTTGTCTAACCACGGTTAAGTATGACCTTGTAACAAGGGTATAAATCTGCACACTTGTTTCTAACCCTCAGTGCTAATGAATATTCTATGGAAAGTAGACGGAATGCATAGCTGTAATAGGGGCGTCGAGTTTGaaggtcaagccaactttaagcgCAGGTGTCCCACAATTCCGAGAATGTGGGAATGTGGTTTTCTTTAAGTGCACAAAAGTTCTTGCCGCATACGTGATTTTTGAAACCCAAAGCCGTATCGGTTGGCAGAAGAAGCAGTGAAAATTGCACTCGTGGGGGCTCCCTTTTAAAGTGGAGGTCCCAGGGCATGCGCCCAATCGCCCCCTCCCCTGCCTTAGATCCGGCACTGGCTAGGTGTCTCGAAAGGTTGCACTGTTACTGAATCGGGTCACAAGGAGTAATGAAAATAGCAGAAGCAGCGCAgaagtgcgtttgttgcgttttATTAGGTGCTTCATTCATTTTCGTCCTTGAAGCATTTCCTGCTGCCACATGTAATCGCTGTGCTCTCCGCGGTGAACGCCAACATATAGTCGGTGACAATTTTCATTCTCTAGTTATGacgcccggcttttggaatatcttCGCCAACATATATACCATGCGCGATCGAGCACTCTTCTATACTTCAATTTCCCATATTGAGGTCACTGTGCCCTTTTCAGGTTTTGGCGCGGATGAACCACATGGTGGGAGTTTTTGGAAGCAATTCGATCCATATGGTGAGTGAAGCTTTTAAAGCCGTTCTTGTAATTTGAAAACGTTGTGAAGGTCAAGAATACAAGGTAGTGCAGGACTGTTCGCTGAAGATATCTTTGAACCTGCCGTAATCATTCGGCATGGCTAACGTTTCGCTGAGTCCGGAGAACAGATAGAAGATGTTTGATCACAGGACATTTTTTTAGCTTACACGTATCTCGGCCAATAACGCGTCCAGAATATGACACGCGTCCACGGAAAAATTCGACCTTCAAGATAAAACTGCTTCGTGTAACCCACAGAAGCCCAGTTATGAAGGACGCATACACATCGCGTGAGAGTGCAAGTTTATTAGTGATACAAAAATATGGAACTCTGTTATCGTAGATTTTAAAAAATCCGTTTTTCATCGCTGTGCAAAATCTGGCGTAAGTTGCACAATACGTGGTGTTGTCATTAGCTCTTAATGGACATCGCTGTCTTTTATAGTTTCGACATAATTCCTGGGAGGGATCATGCAAAAATCCTCATTCAGTGCCCCATATCTAGGCCAGCTCTCATCTTTAGTTTTCGGAAGATGTTTATAGGGCCCAAAGAACTAGAATGACCATGGGCAGTCAGAACAATGACAATCTTTGCCTACCCCGAAAGCGTAAGCTGCAGCACTCTTGGTGCCCATACACTGCTCTACTGTGCTTTGCGGAGATAAGCGTCCTGGATGGGTGGATGCTTTGCAAGCCTCCGTCTTCGCGCAATAAGCCAGTGATTATCGAAAGACACCACGCCAGTTAACGTTGGTACGGTTCCTTCTGGGTGCAGCGTCATGTCTAGGACCGGTCAAGCACCACTGGTTGTGATCTGCACTCTGAGTAGGAGGACGGCGTCATGACCGATATTCCTGATATCACTAGTAGTATATTACTATCCCACACATCAAGCACCTGCTCGACCGTAGCTCCtcccctttatgctaatgagCCGActtggctccaccccttcacggtGATTGGTCGACCATAGTTCTGCCTCTTTCTGCTAATGAGTGGGCTTGATGACGCCCCATTGCACTGGTTGGCACATTCCAAACACACTGATTGATGATTGGCTGGCACAGCTCTGCACCTTTATGCTGCACCTTCATGCTATACACACTCATCTCCCTGCCAACCCCTATGGGAATTAGTTCGCTGCGCCCcctgctgattggtccattctaagatTGTGACTCCGTATGCTAATTAGCTGGCTTGACTGCTGAGTGATTGGTCAATTCTAAAGCCATTCATCGCAGATCGTCTCTGCACAGTTTCTACACTTATAAGCCATCTGATTTTTTTATCCTCCCCACTGATTGTAAGCCTTCTGATTGGCCCACCCCGGCTACTTCCGTTTAACGCTGATTGGCTGGTTCCTTCACGTTACCACGTGGACAGATGCCAGCGGCTCTACTGAGGCTTCACTGTGTTCTACACAGGACAGACagtcagaaaaaaataaatttcatcATTCCTGGAGTTTGATGAGCATAGCGTGCGATGTGTCCCACTCTCGTGGTCGCTGCTTGGTACATTTTAGAGTGCGCAAATTCGTCCAGCATGCTcagcgaagcatatttctgcacgtagaatatgtGCGAAGAAGGTGTGTCCGCGACGTCATTCAGGTTCCTTAGCACGTTCGCTACGAATATCGATTTACCGCACGATTTACGCAAAATACAActaaaaggatgacggaaactcACGGTAGTCATTTAATGTTCAGGTCAATTCAGCCTTTAGTGACCGGATGAAGCGCTTTTACATGAAAAATCCTGCGGCTCTTATCCATTTTGATTGCCAGTAGAGCTGGCAACGTCATTAGTGCGGTGTGTTGTATTTCTGCCTGCAAAAGACACATCCTCCTAGTGCAACGCAATGCGAAAGCTTTCACGATACTTCAAACATGTTGAACGGTTATGATCCTAGCAACACCCCACTGCTGAAACATTCTGATATTCGGCCACACCGACGAACATCTCCACGTGTCAGCTGTGGCGAACACTCACAGCTAGGAAGCCACATTTCTTTTGGTGACATACTTAGTGGACTAGTGCAGTAATTAACTCGTTTCTTCATGCAGTATATCCTTCATGGTTGTTCAACGTTCAAGGCTCGAAGAACAACGGCCTATTATTTGTGAGGAAAGGTGCGTCACATTATTCAACCTTTGCTGATGTCAACGCTGCACGCATGCTTTTTTTGTTAACTGCCAACAAGTAGACACCTCGCCCTGATATCCTCGATAAATCTTCAAGGTGCTAGATGATGGTACTAAACACAGACGCGTGACCGTCAGCGGACCTAATGTAGTTACGACAGAAAGTGTATAAGTAAAGATGAGTGCGGTTCGGGTCTCCACGCAAGTTTGCTCTTCGcgggttaaagggactatgaaacgatttttttcttcgtttcgttcgaaagaagacatttttctgagtctagaaccgaaattttactttcgtcgcgcgagcggatttctcgggaacgaatttaaacggagcggcgaagggaggacagctggcgccgccctgtggcgagctgccgagcggagacacaacgggcaacttgacgcgaccacggccggctcagcaacacgtcatcgtgacgtgttgccgagccgaggaatcccgccaggagcatgcgccgtaggatcccgcgtatgcgttcatcgggagtggaaatctccatgacagcagctttcacgcgatcggcagatttcggcagtggcggcagccacagcgcgagctcgcggcattacttgccattgtgcaacaccggtgacgtaacggggaaccgaagtgcggtccgtacagttacaccatcggcagggaaatatgcgcgggagaggaggaacgcggaggagacatttccagcgtgcgctcctcgcagagtggagcgatttcgtccggaaaaatttgtggcatattagtttctctgcgggaagaacagtttccatcgaaaaaaagtatgggggctcgggaaatttcatagtccctttaaggtgcGGGTAGACCCACATTGTCTCCGCGGATggcgcgggtatacccgcaataCCCGCATGCACAAAACCAGCCTGTCGGCTTTTGGTGTATGACCCACTTTACCGCGAACTTTGTGTCCAAAATAATTTCCAAGACATTCAATATCCAGTCCAaaatgatttattgatgctGGCTACACTGTCCGCTGGCGAGCCACTTTTCGAACAGTCAAACGCTGTGGCGACGGCGGCGACAGTTGACAGGGTTGCTAGCCTACTAATGCGAAGCGAAACAGTCATCGTGTCGAAAGATAGAAGACAAAATTAGCCCTACGTGGAAAGCATAACCAGAGAGcgacaataacaacaactttgttttgacatgatgaatgggaagtttcatcgccgggggcgatacgcCACCCCATtttattgcccacactaccaaccttcctggCCTCATAATCAGTGGGACTCTCGCTCCTCCTTtccttccccctctctctctctctctttctcaaaGGGTAAGTATAGAAAGTGGTACAAGTAAATGACAATGGCTGTCATCATTTCGTATCTCTGCGGCTTTCGGCACCTTCGCGGGGTTCACGGATTGCTATGTGAAAGTGACAAGTTCACCGGCATCTCCGTCGTTCGCGACATTCGCGGCGTTCACTGACGCAGTGTGAACGTAGCACAAGCCATGCGAGCAACAACTGTTCTGAGAGACGGGATACTTGGCGTTTACACGTGGTTGACAAAGCAGTCAAATAACGGTTGAGTTCATTTATCCTCAACCGTTTATTGGCAACTGTGTTGTACcctagagcagtgtttcccaaagtgtggtccgcggacccctgggggtccgcgagagtgtccatgggggtccgcgaccgtctctcacatttcagtgaggattttcgcccccacaaacacgcgctcgtacatgctgcacgatttccaaacacccagaacttccacaattgctacaagcatgctccaacggctagcttctaatttctgatagaaaagtcctgcaatgcacgtttgtccgcgtcatacacatactaacaagaagaagaaaccagtccggaatcgtttctgaagctgtatcgaaagcacgcagcagctgacgaggttgttggttatgcactggctagcatgggaaatacagtgcgtcataccgttttgcttcgagttcgaactgactgagagtgttcctcctgtgtttagcgcattttatatttggcagccGGGGGGGAGGgagtccgtgaattggttctcatcgcttccgggggtccgtcgcCGCcgaaagtttgggaaacgctgcccTAGAGTACAACATGGTCTCTCTCGCTGTGTTCACCTGCCTGCGTTTATTCCTTTTTCACTGTGAACAACATGCATCTTCGTGTCATATACCTTCCATGTTCTTTCGTGATGCAGATTTTACACCACACCCCCTTCTTCAAGACTGCTTCGGTCTTGCAAGTACATCATTCACTGCTTCAATGTGCCAAATGGATGGCGCTGTTGTGATGGTTTTCCAGCGCCTTCTGAGACTCCAGGGCGGTGTTAAGGGATGTTTCTGCTGTTGCCTCGGACAGGTGAAAAGTCTGTGAATGGCGTTTTGCTGCTGGAGGTAGCCGATGAATGGAATCACCCGCGTATGCAAAGCATAGTAACAACACCAGGCCACATCGCAGTCGAGCGATATTATTTGAGAACAAACGAGTAATGGTGGAGGCGAACGTCGTGCAGACGTGGAGATGTTTACATGATGCAGATTTGAGTGTCAGAGAATGCTCGTCGATGCCTGCGCTGTACGTAGAGGAAATCAATGCACTGTCCTCTTGTTGTTCTGGGTTCTTCTGGGTAGTTCTGTGCTGAGCGCAtggcgaggaaaattttcagaGTGGGCACAGTGGCGAGTTTGCGCCGGGCGCAAGGCGAAGGGAGTTTTGAGAACGGGTAGAAAGCCGACTTGTACAAACGCGAATGGGTAATTTCCATATATAGCCCACGGGCTAAATGGGCCCATCATGtctatttttactgctgaaATGTATGGAATAATTTTAGCCCTCCAATTACATCTTTCAAAATCATATAAGTTCATCCGTAATATACACGGATTCTCTCAGTTCTCTACAGGGTATTTGTCACATGTATTCCACTAATACCTTGGTAGTTCATCGTGCAAGGAGCATGGCAAGCACTATAGCTGATAGGTCCTATCAGTTactcttctgctgggtacccagccacgTTGGGATTCTTGGCAATGAACGAGCTGATCATGCTGCCACGGCTGCGCTATAACAAGTGACATAACTCCTTTCGAAATGTCATATGAAGGTATCAGACTATGTCTAAAAAGATGCATCAATATCCCACGACAGATACCTTGAGACAGGCAAACCAGTAATAAATTACGTAGTATAAAGCCCTATGTAGGCACCAGTTCACAAAGTACGGCCACCATTTCGCTTTCTTTTGTACAAACTTTTTGCCGCATCACCCAATCCTTCTGCTGGGTTATGACAGTTTTGTACGTTTTGAGAACGTGTATATGTTTTTGAGGGAAACTAGGGCTTTAAAGGGGCATGGAAATCACCGGTATAAAATATGGCGGGAGAAGTACaaattacgattctgagccctgtgatacatattcgcacaaaaagtttgagagTAGCGCGCAATCCTAAAACGCGatggagctttgaatctcgtgGCAGAAATACCCCCTCACTCGactgccagccgctgacgtcatatgaccgcgccgtctttttctttcttttttgccatttctccggcgtcgcggcgccggcaagccgaccgagcaggaagcTTTGTTGTTTATCGTTGCTGATcgtctccgtgttgtggtcaacactatgggctctgaaccgcatggacactggcatctctgaggcgaaagagcggaccgatgaatgcatagctgtgtaacattgcgcttaccatatcgtactgataccaggagcgcaacgtctccacaagcacagcaacatggataccaaaataaTGTCAGTAGAGTTCATCCGCTAGCGATCtatgggaaaccccaaaacacatagccaaataagcattttcttttttgattggtcatacgcagcatacaacaatggcacatgAAATAAATCTCaaactgacaggaatgtatttagtcgtatctcATATATGCCGCACGctcaggcacaatactgttcactaattaacgacacctcagcacaatcacaacagaaaccacaaccgcgtacgatccacctcaacccgggccgtcgCGGCAACACAAAGGCCTAgtcacaccttttacactgcctgcagtcttgttttatgcaaaacgtacgagacaaatcatgtaagaacgcaagtgaatgtcaaacgcaaataaatagcaacagcgtctctgtcggtaagtcgccacgattccggagctagcagacgattctagCGGGGAGCGGACgtttccggcagccaatgaagtgctcggccgcctgacgtcaccgCACGGCCATAcacggcttgggggagactgtcgccgcggagcgcattcttgcaaactaattttctcaggaaattcgcgcttttcgaaggaaatatcttccgtgacagtttatgaaggtagtatgttcatatcaagcggtgaaaaaatatatgttccaaatgatttccatgctcctttcaAAGGTCTATGATTTTAAATAGTACTGATGTTACAGCTTTTGTCCTGAACATGCACTTTTTGCCTAACTAATCTTCACTGATATTTGGCGCACGATGGCCTTCTGATGCTCCAATAAAGcccgaatcaaatcaaatcacaCCTCCAATTTTAATTATCGCATCGCATTGTTCATTTCAGGAGATGACAATTGGAGTTCCTGTTCGAAGAGAAATAGCGTCTATTTCCGAAGATTGGACCATATGGGATACCTCCCTCACAATTTATGACGCCAAGGGAATACCTATGTTAAAGGTTACTGGCCCAACTCTCCCGTCGTATTGGTCCGGCGTGATCTCAACGGAAGTGTTCAAGGTATGTTACCGTCGTGCAAGTCGGGTGGGCATGAATACATTTCTTTAATAATTTTAATATAAATGCGAAATACTTGagaaaactgatgttctgaggctggtacaacatagaaaggacaaatacactCAAAGCCTCacatggctaaccttttcagtaacttccatctttcatcacaaaatactttgttgaaacaGGTATTTAAATGTAAAATATAGATGCAATATTTAAACGCTGTAGCTACTGCCATAAATACTACGAGGCTGACGACATTTTCACGGCACCGTGTGTTTGAGCGCACATTGGGGCCGTTATTTTTGGAGATTCGCTTCAGGATTCGAACACAACATAATATTCGAACCAGTTTCAGTCGGTATGAACCGGTTCGACTGAGTACATTTTTGCCGCTTGTCCTGTCAAATGTCGAATGAGTGTAAGCAGCGACTCTCTTTGTCACCTTTTCCTGACACGCAACATTTTAATTCCATGTGATACCCATATCATTTAAGCAGAGTTTAGTACACGAGAGAGCGATTCCTTTCAAGATGGACTGCACTTGTATCAAAAGTCCTTATAGCACTTTCCAACAAGAAATTGGCTGACAGCATTTGGATGTCCAATTCAGCGGGGAAAACACTTTGCTTTTTCCATAGCCCAAGCACATGACTAAGCCCAGTTATTGCAGGATATTTCTCTCAATAAACTATCAGAAATGGTGGAATGGCAGGCAGAATTTTGTTTGAAAACGATCATTGTTTTGTTGTCATAGCTGATTCATAGTTGTCATGGAAGATTTTGGGAAACTACAATTA is from Ornithodoros turicata isolate Travis chromosome 8, ASM3712646v1, whole genome shotgun sequence and encodes:
- the LOC135365974 gene encoding phospholipid scramblase 1-like yields the protein MEQKTGLEGLAEENQVWLQFDPGFGADEPHGGSFWKQFDPYVYPSWLFNVQGSKNNGLLFVRKDFTPHPLLQDCFGLASTSFTASMCQMDGAVVMVFQRLLRLQGGVKGCFCCCLGQEMTIGVPVRREIASISEDWTIWDTSLTIYDAKGIPMLKVTGPTLPSYWSGVISTEVFKVKTVAGTVVGEIWAEHDIIRVTFPVNLDVHIKGCLIGCAILVAFMFDFRGCAKNCDQLLKRCVSDLQRNTTAGV